Proteins encoded together in one Pseudomonas arsenicoxydans window:
- the dxs gene encoding 1-deoxy-D-xylulose-5-phosphate synthase, whose product MPTTFHEIPRKRPTTPLLDRANTPDGLRRLGEAELETLADELRLELLYTVGQTGGHFGAGLGVIELTIALHYVFDTPDDRLVWDVGHQAYPHKILTGRRERMSTLRQKDGVAAFPRRSESEYDTFGVGHSSTSISAALGMAIAARLQNSDRKAIAVIGDGALTAGMAFEALNHAPEVNANMLVILNDNDMSISRNVGGLSNYLAKILSSRTYASMREGSKKVLSRLPGAWEIARRTEEYAKGMLVPGTLFEELGWNYIGPIDGHDLPTLIATLRNMRDLKGPQFLHVVTKKGKGFAPAEVDPIGYHAITKLEPLDAPAAAPKKASGPKYSGVFGEWLCDMAAADPRLVGITPAMKEGSDLVAFSERFPLRYFDVAIAEQHAVTFAAGMACEGAKPVVAIYSTFLQRGYDQLIHDVAVQNLDVLFAIDRAGLVGEDGPTHAGSFDLSFLRCIPGMLVMTPSDENELRKMLTTGHLFNGPAAVRYPRGSGPNATIEKNLEPIEIGKGVVRRQGSKVALLVFGVQLAEALKVAETLDATVVDMRFVKPLDEALVREMAASHELLVTLEENAIMGGAGGAVSEFLARENILKSMLHLGLPDSYVEHAKPAQMLAECGLDEAGIEASIRQRLELLNI is encoded by the coding sequence ATGCCCACGACGTTTCATGAGATTCCCCGCAAGCGCCCGACCACGCCCCTGCTCGACCGTGCCAACACGCCGGACGGCCTGCGCCGGTTAGGCGAAGCCGAGCTGGAAACCCTGGCCGATGAGTTGCGCCTGGAATTGCTCTACACGGTCGGTCAGACCGGTGGGCATTTCGGTGCCGGCCTGGGCGTCATCGAACTGACCATTGCGTTGCATTACGTCTTCGACACCCCGGACGACCGGCTGGTGTGGGACGTGGGTCATCAGGCCTATCCGCACAAAATCCTCACTGGCCGTCGCGAGCGCATGAGCACCCTGCGCCAGAAGGACGGCGTTGCCGCCTTCCCGCGCCGTTCCGAGAGTGAGTACGACACCTTTGGCGTCGGTCATTCCAGCACCTCGATCAGTGCAGCGCTGGGCATGGCGATTGCCGCCCGCCTGCAGAACAGTGATCGCAAGGCCATCGCCGTGATCGGCGACGGTGCGTTGACTGCCGGCATGGCCTTCGAAGCGCTGAACCATGCGCCGGAAGTGAACGCCAACATGCTGGTGATCCTCAACGACAACGACATGTCGATCTCGCGCAATGTCGGCGGCTTGTCGAATTACCTGGCGAAGATTCTTTCCAGCCGCACCTACGCAAGCATGCGCGAAGGCAGCAAAAAGGTCTTGTCACGCCTGCCCGGCGCCTGGGAAATCGCCCGTCGCACGGAAGAATACGCAAAAGGCATGCTGGTCCCCGGCACGCTGTTCGAAGAACTGGGCTGGAACTACATCGGCCCGATCGATGGTCATGACCTGCCGACCCTGATCGCCACCCTGCGCAACATGCGCGATCTGAAAGGCCCGCAGTTCCTGCACGTGGTCACCAAGAAAGGCAAAGGCTTCGCCCCGGCGGAAGTCGACCCGATCGGTTACCACGCCATCACCAAGCTCGAACCGCTGGACGCTCCGGCGGCCGCGCCGAAAAAAGCCAGCGGGCCGAAGTATTCCGGCGTGTTCGGCGAATGGCTGTGTGACATGGCCGCCGCCGACCCGCGCCTGGTGGGCATCACCCCGGCGATGAAGGAAGGTTCCGATCTGGTGGCCTTCAGCGAGCGCTTCCCGCTGCGCTACTTCGACGTGGCGATTGCCGAGCAGCACGCCGTAACCTTCGCCGCCGGCATGGCCTGTGAAGGCGCCAAACCGGTGGTGGCGATCTATTCGACGTTCCTGCAACGCGGTTACGACCAACTGATCCATGACGTCGCCGTGCAAAACCTCGACGTATTGTTCGCCATCGACCGTGCCGGTCTGGTGGGCGAAGACGGTCCGACGCATGCCGGCAGCTTCGACCTGTCGTTCCTGCGTTGCATCCCCGGCATGCTGGTGATGACGCCGAGCGACGAAAACGAACTGCGCAAAATGCTCACCACCGGTCACCTGTTCAATGGCCCGGCGGCGGTGCGTTACCCACGCGGATCCGGTCCGAATGCAACGATCGAGAAAAACCTTGAGCCGATCGAGATCGGCAAAGGCGTGGTTCGTCGTCAGGGCAGCAAAGTCGCCCTGCTGGTGTTTGGCGTGCAATTAGCCGAAGCGCTGAAAGTCGCTGAGACGCTGGATGCAACCGTGGTCGACATGCGTTTTGTCAAACCGCTGGACGAAGCACTGGTTCGCGAAATGGCCGCCAGCCACGAATTGCTGGTCACCCTAGAAGAGAACGCGATCATGGGCGGCGCCGGTGGCGCGGTCAGCGAGTTCCTCGCGAGGGAAAACATCCTCAAGTCGATGCTGCATCTGGGCTTGCCGGACAGCTACGTCGAACACGCCAAGCCTGCGCAAATGCTGGCTGAGTGCGGACTGGATGAGGCAGGGATCGAAGCTTCCATTCGTCAGCGCCTAGAACTGCTAAATATTTAA
- the ispA gene encoding (2E,6E)-farnesyl diphosphate synthase, translated as MIAAYSATSQARVNAALETLFNPPGPELARLYEAMRYSVMNGGKRVRPLLAYAACEALGGKAEQANGAACAVELIHAYSLVHDDLPAMDDDDLRRGQPTTHKKFDEACAILAGDGLQSLAFSALLDPRLNASAAEIQLQMVSALALAAGPAGMVGGQAIDLGSVGLKLDQKALEYMHRHKTGALIEVSVKLGALASGRAEKDELKSLQTYAQAIGLAFQVQDDILDVESDTETLGKRQGADIARDKPTYPALLGLDAAKAYALELRDQALHALRPFDAAAEPLRDLARYIVERRS; from the coding sequence ATGATTGCAGCGTATTCGGCGACCAGCCAGGCCCGCGTCAACGCAGCACTGGAAACCCTGTTCAATCCGCCAGGCCCTGAGCTGGCGCGGCTTTACGAAGCCATGCGCTACAGCGTGATGAACGGCGGCAAACGCGTGCGTCCGCTGCTGGCCTATGCCGCCTGCGAGGCGCTGGGCGGTAAGGCTGAGCAAGCCAATGGCGCGGCGTGTGCAGTGGAGCTGATCCACGCCTATTCCTTGGTGCACGACGATTTGCCGGCGATGGACGACGACGATCTGCGCCGCGGCCAGCCGACTACGCACAAGAAATTCGATGAAGCCTGCGCGATTCTGGCCGGTGACGGCTTGCAAAGCCTGGCGTTCAGCGCCCTGCTCGACCCGCGCCTGAACGCTTCCGCTGCTGAAATCCAACTGCAAATGGTCAGCGCACTGGCGTTGGCGGCAGGCCCGGCGGGCATGGTCGGCGGTCAAGCCATCGACCTTGGTTCGGTCGGCCTGAAACTCGATCAGAAAGCCCTCGAGTACATGCATCGGCACAAGACCGGCGCGCTGATCGAGGTCAGCGTCAAGCTCGGCGCCCTGGCCAGCGGTCGTGCCGAGAAAGACGAACTCAAGTCCCTGCAGACTTATGCACAGGCCATCGGCCTGGCTTTTCAGGTGCAGGACGACATTCTCGACGTCGAAAGCGATACCGAAACCCTCGGCAAGCGCCAGGGCGCCGACATTGCCCGCGACAAACCCACCTACCCGGCCTTGCTCGGCCTCGACGCGGCCAAGGCCTACGCTCTGGAATTGCGCGATCAGGCCCTGCACGCGCTGCGACCGTTTGACGCGGCCGCCGAGCCCCTGCGCGATCTGGCCCGGTACATTGTCGAGCGTCGCAGCTGA
- a CDS encoding exodeoxyribonuclease VII small subunit, whose protein sequence is MARKKAALDFEQSLADLQTLVERLENGELSLEDSLTAFEQGIGLTRDCQAALAQAEQKVQVLLERDGELAEEPFDADQPE, encoded by the coding sequence ATGGCCCGCAAAAAAGCTGCACTGGATTTCGAACAATCTCTCGCTGACCTGCAAACGCTGGTGGAGCGTCTGGAGAACGGCGAATTGTCGCTGGAAGACTCGCTGACGGCTTTCGAGCAAGGCATCGGTCTGACCCGCGATTGCCAGGCGGCGCTGGCCCAGGCCGAGCAAAAGGTTCAAGTGCTGCTCGAGCGTGATGGCGAGTTGGCTGAGGAACCCTTCGACGCGGATCAGCCAGAATGA
- a CDS encoding YfaP family protein, which yields MRSFLLLVMGLVCASAAWAEPTAELSEPVGGWRYSGLLDRTENPQVAYPTPPIDRGVQRNRTMIEGQLKAIGTQRGPHTLAVNGNPLNLYTDDEGRFARPYAFGAGSNSVEVRSAEGKSLKRVQFYEANNLRTPARIRVVLGWDDPKAELDLHIITPDGQHAFFAHTALTNGGGLDPDGVDGPGPEMFTMTAPLHGTYLVYVNYWGNFGSEGYNFDETSNQNEVITSQINLVLNENTVDEKRETFIVPLRAIGDLLLVKTFNY from the coding sequence ATGCGTTCATTTCTTTTGCTGGTGATGGGGCTGGTCTGCGCGAGCGCGGCCTGGGCCGAACCGACGGCCGAGCTGTCGGAACCGGTGGGCGGCTGGCGTTATTCCGGCCTGCTCGATCGCACTGAAAATCCTCAAGTGGCCTATCCCACACCGCCCATCGACCGGGGCGTGCAGCGCAATCGCACGATGATCGAAGGCCAGCTCAAGGCCATCGGCACTCAACGAGGGCCTCACACCCTGGCGGTCAACGGCAATCCACTGAATCTTTACACCGACGACGAAGGGCGTTTCGCCCGGCCGTATGCGTTCGGCGCGGGTTCCAACAGCGTCGAAGTGCGCAGCGCCGAAGGCAAGTCGCTCAAGCGCGTTCAATTCTATGAAGCCAACAACCTGCGCACCCCGGCACGGATTCGCGTGGTGCTGGGTTGGGACGATCCGAAAGCCGAACTCGACCTGCACATCATTACCCCCGACGGCCAGCACGCGTTTTTCGCCCACACGGCGCTGACCAATGGCGGCGGTCTGGACCCGGATGGCGTCGATGGCCCCGGCCCGGAGATGTTCACCATGACCGCGCCGCTGCATGGCACCTATCTGGTTTACGTGAACTATTGGGGCAACTTCGGCAGCGAAGGCTATAACTTCGATGAGACCAGCAACCAGAACGAGGTCATTACCTCGCAAATCAATCTGGTGCTCAACGAAAACACCGTCGACGAAAAACGCGAGACCTTCATCGTGCCCCTGCGCGCGATCGGTGACCTGCTGCTGGTCAAGACTTTCAACTATTAA
- a CDS encoding DUF2138 domain-containing protein: MSDNTVTPAADAPAVKPSRRWPAVLVGLVLVAGVAGGLGWFMHKPKAPPAELASDKLGMSRPDGLLETHSLSQLPKDLLAVPFLKETLTEDFVFYYEAHADRLGLIGSLRRIIYEHDLKLQDSLIEQLFDQPADVALWRGADGRLKDFLLVMDRGGLAKVLEPLAKVALDDTQLTKLSDVKVGTDDVALYQLTYNASKALVFASHGDKLVVLSNPTKLYDPESGASEEPGSVSTKAIAALLNGDKLFPEAFGLPPRAPEVKQRLSVNASVLAMGYQRFIPNFAGLRFDMDDKGWHSFLAMDELDKQPDFDFKPIWRAMPMGASACVALPLAAEQQKPLLVKLGADETVAQALTEHMAGAAGLCWYADSRLYTPLLVASLNDDDSAKLDGDLSNLFSSMVGAYEGNVADHAFPVVEKQEGTTHQWQRQVSSNFGPYAAKDAEQPDAITGKAFMRVSLARHGSTLLFSLDDKLVDKALGTLDKRFPPMADVVPKDLLMPVYFGPDSMAQLMQQETLDSLPQDMEPVFYNAAQTYLIPKLRKLGGYGKYALTLPEGSEPDGHWQWLPLEWKAL; encoded by the coding sequence ATGAGCGATAACACTGTGACTCCTGCCGCTGACGCACCAGCCGTCAAACCTTCTCGCCGCTGGCCGGCCGTGCTGGTCGGGCTGGTCCTGGTAGCTGGCGTGGCAGGTGGATTGGGCTGGTTCATGCACAAGCCCAAGGCACCTCCGGCTGAGCTGGCCAGCGATAAACTGGGCATGAGTCGCCCGGACGGCCTGCTCGAAACCCATTCCTTGAGCCAATTGCCCAAGGACTTGCTGGCGGTACCGTTCCTCAAGGAAACCCTGACCGAAGATTTCGTCTTCTATTACGAAGCGCACGCCGATCGCCTCGGCTTGATCGGCAGTCTGCGGCGGATCATTTACGAACATGACCTGAAATTGCAGGACAGCCTGATCGAGCAGCTCTTTGATCAACCGGCGGACGTAGCGCTGTGGCGTGGGGCGGATGGTCGTCTGAAAGACTTTTTGCTGGTGATGGATCGCGGCGGGCTGGCCAAGGTGCTGGAACCACTGGCCAAAGTGGCGCTGGATGACACGCAACTGACCAAACTGAGTGACGTGAAAGTCGGCACCGACGATGTGGCGCTTTACCAACTCACCTACAACGCCAGCAAGGCGCTGGTGTTCGCTTCCCACGGCGACAAACTGGTGGTGCTGTCCAATCCGACCAAACTCTACGACCCCGAAAGCGGCGCATCCGAAGAACCGGGCAGCGTCTCGACCAAGGCCATTGCCGCGTTGCTCAATGGCGACAAACTGTTCCCCGAAGCGTTTGGCCTGCCACCTCGGGCGCCAGAGGTGAAACAACGTCTTTCGGTCAACGCCAGTGTGTTGGCCATGGGTTATCAGCGTTTCATCCCGAACTTCGCCGGTCTGCGTTTCGACATGGATGACAAAGGCTGGCACAGCTTCCTCGCCATGGATGAACTGGACAAGCAGCCGGACTTCGATTTCAAACCCATCTGGCGAGCCATGCCGATGGGCGCTAGCGCCTGCGTCGCGTTGCCTCTGGCCGCCGAACAACAGAAACCGCTGCTGGTGAAACTCGGCGCCGACGAAACCGTGGCTCAGGCGCTGACCGAACACATGGCCGGTGCCGCCGGCCTGTGCTGGTACGCCGATTCGCGGTTGTACACGCCGCTGCTGGTGGCCAGCCTGAATGATGATGACAGCGCCAAGCTCGATGGCGACCTGAGCAACCTGTTCAGCTCGATGGTCGGCGCCTACGAGGGCAATGTTGCTGACCACGCGTTCCCGGTGGTCGAGAAGCAGGAAGGCACCACTCACCAATGGCAGCGCCAGGTCAGCTCCAATTTCGGCCCTTACGCGGCCAAGGACGCCGAGCAACCGGACGCGATCACCGGCAAGGCATTCATGCGCGTGAGCCTCGCCCGTCACGGTTCGACGCTGCTGTTCTCCCTCGACGACAAGCTGGTGGACAAAGCCCTCGGCACCCTCGACAAACGTTTCCCGCCGATGGCGGACGTGGTGCCGAAGGACTTGCTGATGCCGGTCTACTTCGGCCCGGATTCGATGGCGCAGCTGATGCAACAGGAAACCCTCGATAGCTTGCCCCAGGACATGGAACCGGTGTTCTACAACGCCGCGCAAACCTACCTGATCCCGAAATTGCGCAAGCTCGGCGGTTACGGCAAATACGCCCTGACCTTGCCCGAAGGCAGCGAGCCCGATGGCCACTGGCAATGGCTGCCGCTGGAATGGAAAGCCCTGTGA
- a CDS encoding DUF1175 domain-containing protein → MESPVTALIRGLGLLAMLLGSRAFATEAAPLDPQQSQVFRAWFVRIAQEQLTQGPSPRWYQQDCAGLVRFAANEALKVHDDKWLRSNGLSNRYLPPELQLSEAQRGLAQQWQQGGGKVGPYVNAIKLIQFNSHLVGRDVSQARPGDLMFFDQGDDQHLMIWMGRYIAYHTGTTTPTDNGMRSASLQQLMTWKDTRWIPDAANPNFIGVYRLNFLSQ, encoded by the coding sequence ATGGAAAGCCCTGTGACCGCACTCATCCGCGGCCTCGGCCTGCTGGCGATGTTGCTGGGCAGTCGCGCCTTTGCCACTGAGGCAGCGCCGCTGGATCCGCAGCAATCCCAGGTGTTCCGCGCCTGGTTCGTGCGCATCGCCCAGGAACAACTGACCCAAGGCCCGAGCCCGCGTTGGTATCAGCAGGACTGCGCTGGCCTGGTGCGTTTCGCCGCCAATGAAGCGCTGAAAGTCCATGACGATAAATGGCTGCGCAGCAATGGACTGTCCAACCGCTATCTGCCGCCCGAATTGCAGTTGAGCGAAGCCCAACGCGGCCTCGCCCAACAATGGCAACAGGGCGGTGGCAAGGTCGGGCCGTACGTCAATGCGATCAAATTGATTCAGTTCAACAGCCATCTGGTCGGCCGTGATGTGTCGCAAGCCCGGCCCGGCGACCTGATGTTTTTCGATCAGGGCGACGACCAGCACCTGATGATCTGGATGGGCCGCTATATCGCCTATCACACCGGCACCACCACCCCCACTGACAACGGCATGCGATCCGCGAGCCTGCAGCAACTCATGACATGGAAGGACACCCGATGGATACCCGACGCAGCCAACCCCAACTTCATCGGCGTCTATCGACTGAACTTTCTCTCCCAATGA
- a CDS encoding alpha-2-macroglobulin family protein, translating into MIGARMLRICSKLPLLLALILPLTPVNAEDTVEPSGYTPVAGESFFLLADSSFASDEQAMVRLEAPGRDYRRFRMEPYGGADIRVYRIDKPLDFLKRQKNLHRVVSDGQFKGEGLSNTLAYLWDNWYRKSRRVMQRAFSYESRKQVTEEVPELKMGNAIAAPTPYDAQPQFALIPGLPVVSQFRYPLWQAKPIQPPEGVNLAGSSSEFVSVAPGNVYIPLGNLKPGLYLVEALIGKYRATTMVFVSNTVAVSKIAGDELLVWAARKHEGSSVPKVNVLWTDGLGVMSSGATDADGLLRLKHVSPERSFVIGEDEEGGVFVSENFYYDSEIYDTKLYAFTDRPLYRPGDWVSLKIVGREFKNARDSVAPTAADVNVTVLDATGTALQSLALKLDSKAGTQGRFQLPDNAVAGGYELRFSYKDQAYSSAFRVAEYIKPHFEISLNLAKQDYRTGEPVKGSLVLLYPDGKPVANAKLSLSLRAQQLSMVDNELQYLGQFPVELTSTELTTDAKGNATLELPAAEKPSRYMLTVFASDGAAYRVKTTKEILIDRGAASFSLRAPQRFSAVGDKVTFKYLNEGGSEQSKAVKPSSYGWVRLEDQSTGEGKLAAADKGFTLAFERPGTYNLTLKDDHGRVVGATGHSVTGDGVKAVPGTVEIVLDKPEYKAGDEALALITFPEPVSDALLSLERDKVEATALLSKGGDWLKMEKLSDTQYRARIPVKDTFAPNLTFSVLYTKGGQYSFQNAGIKVIAPQIDVAIATDKETYQPGDTVSVDLTTQFAGKPIPAHLTVSVVDEMIYALQPEVAPTIDQFFYHPRRNNVRTSASLSFISYDVALPGSPGAPGKANRSERGVKVLERPRREDVDTAAWQPELVTDANGKTRFTFKMPDSLTRWRITARAIADDGQVGQKKQFVRSEKPLYLKWSGPSKFRTGDKPDLGVFAFSQAEKPVKAELVIHYGGADQRVPVTLNNGINYIALPAFALASGEWTAELVQDGKTADALVVRLTATGEGWQVTQSQSLDVASGDTPLTLPADATDIRLRLDDSPQALFRSALDDLLSYPYGGVEQTASRLLPLSIAYPALSSNPQIRDRLRLIMQNSRLRLVQMAGPSASFTWWGMDGEPDAFLTAYAYYADWHASKALELSLPPEHWQRVLEVYAKQAKNTPLLQRALILSFAKQMQLPVNTLLSGLMDDLSKAGEGNAANLMEDGEDSIVMSDPDSALGLAAARALTASLARQSKVTLPDAFNRQLPDAQQRLAVSSQPFAEALNLSLQTFDQAHAKALLQRLLPQQSTLERALALTWLQRGIEQASPTIALAPGEGWKKQYGDTGEMYWTWQGATPVPAVLSLAGTQERPLRAALSFQTKQPPVDPMAVTITRRLSRLVPGDEAFNFKLEAVGGKPLSSDSLYLDEVIITSKAAKPLRYGMIEVPLPPGADVERTTWGIKLMGKAGTEPTALEKARFEPGQMAYAIPVDALSGELRLRHLVRFSQKGQFNLPPVRFTQVYAPQHQAQEQQPALGQITVN; encoded by the coding sequence ATGATCGGTGCCCGCATGCTGCGTATCTGTTCGAAACTGCCGTTGTTACTGGCGCTGATTCTGCCGCTGACGCCGGTTAACGCCGAAGACACCGTCGAGCCGAGCGGCTACACGCCGGTGGCCGGTGAAAGTTTTTTCCTGCTGGCCGACAGCAGTTTTGCCAGCGACGAACAGGCGATGGTGCGCCTTGAAGCGCCGGGCCGTGACTATCGTCGTTTCCGCATGGAGCCTTACGGTGGCGCCGACATTCGCGTGTATCGCATCGACAAGCCGCTGGATTTCCTCAAGCGCCAGAAGAACCTGCACCGCGTAGTCAGCGACGGCCAGTTCAAGGGCGAAGGCCTGTCGAATACCCTCGCGTACCTGTGGGACAACTGGTATCGCAAATCCCGCCGGGTGATGCAGCGCGCGTTCTCCTACGAATCGCGTAAACAAGTCACCGAAGAAGTGCCGGAACTGAAGATGGGCAACGCGATTGCCGCGCCAACGCCTTACGATGCGCAGCCGCAATTCGCCTTGATCCCGGGCCTGCCGGTGGTCAGCCAGTTCCGTTATCCGCTGTGGCAAGCCAAACCGATCCAGCCGCCTGAGGGCGTGAACCTGGCTGGTTCCTCCAGCGAGTTCGTCAGCGTTGCGCCGGGCAACGTGTACATCCCGTTGGGCAACCTGAAACCGGGCCTGTATCTGGTGGAAGCGCTGATCGGCAAGTACCGCGCGACCACGATGGTGTTCGTTTCCAATACCGTGGCCGTGAGCAAGATTGCTGGTGATGAATTGCTGGTGTGGGCCGCGCGCAAACACGAAGGCAGTTCGGTGCCCAAGGTCAATGTGCTGTGGACCGATGGCCTGGGCGTCATGAGCAGCGGCGCTACCGATGCCGATGGTTTGCTGCGTCTGAAACACGTCAGCCCCGAGCGTTCGTTCGTGATCGGCGAGGACGAAGAGGGCGGGGTGTTTGTCTCCGAAAACTTCTACTACGACAGCGAAATCTACGACACCAAACTCTATGCCTTCACCGACCGGCCGCTGTATCGACCGGGGGATTGGGTGTCGCTGAAAATCGTTGGTCGCGAGTTCAAGAACGCCAGGGATTCCGTGGCGCCGACGGCTGCCGACGTCAACGTGACCGTGCTCGATGCCACCGGCACAGCCCTGCAATCGCTGGCGCTGAAACTCGATTCCAAGGCCGGCACCCAAGGTCGCTTCCAGTTGCCGGACAACGCCGTGGCTGGCGGTTATGAACTGCGTTTCAGCTACAAGGACCAGGCCTATAGCAGCGCCTTCCGTGTCGCCGAATACATCAAGCCGCACTTCGAAATCTCCTTGAACCTGGCCAAGCAGGATTACCGCACCGGCGAGCCGGTGAAAGGCAGCCTGGTGCTGCTGTACCCGGACGGTAAACCGGTGGCCAACGCCAAGTTGAGCCTGAGCCTGCGCGCTCAACAACTGTCGATGGTCGACAACGAACTGCAATACCTCGGGCAATTCCCGGTGGAACTGACCAGCACCGAATTGACCACCGACGCCAAGGGCAACGCGACCCTTGAACTGCCAGCCGCTGAAAAACCGAGCCGCTACATGCTCACGGTTTTTGCCAGCGATGGCGCGGCGTATCGGGTCAAGACCACCAAGGAAATCCTCATCGACCGTGGCGCGGCGAGTTTCAGTCTGCGCGCGCCGCAACGCTTCAGTGCGGTGGGCGACAAGGTCACGTTCAAGTATCTGAATGAAGGCGGCAGCGAACAAAGCAAAGCGGTGAAACCGAGCAGCTACGGTTGGGTGCGTCTTGAAGACCAGAGCACTGGCGAAGGTAAACTGGCCGCCGCGGACAAAGGCTTCACGCTGGCCTTCGAACGTCCGGGCACCTACAACCTGACCTTGAAGGATGACCATGGCCGTGTGGTTGGTGCGACGGGGCATTCGGTCACTGGCGACGGCGTCAAAGCCGTGCCGGGCACGGTGGAAATCGTCCTCGATAAACCTGAATACAAGGCCGGTGATGAAGCCCTGGCGCTGATCACCTTCCCCGAGCCTGTCAGTGATGCATTGCTGTCCCTGGAGCGGGACAAGGTCGAGGCCACGGCGCTGCTGTCCAAGGGCGGCGACTGGCTGAAGATGGAAAAACTCAGCGACACCCAATACCGCGCGCGCATCCCGGTGAAGGACACCTTCGCACCGAACCTGACGTTCTCGGTGCTGTACACCAAGGGCGGTCAATACAGCTTCCAGAACGCCGGCATCAAGGTGATCGCACCGCAGATCGACGTGGCCATCGCCACCGATAAAGAGACGTATCAGCCGGGCGATACGGTGTCGGTTGACCTGACCACGCAATTCGCCGGCAAGCCGATTCCGGCGCACCTGACGGTCAGTGTCGTCGATGAAATGATCTACGCGCTGCAACCGGAAGTCGCGCCGACCATCGACCAGTTCTTCTACCACCCGCGCCGCAACAACGTGCGCACCAGCGCCAGTTTGTCGTTCATCAGCTACGACGTCGCATTGCCGGGTAGCCCAGGCGCGCCGGGCAAAGCCAATCGCAGCGAGCGCGGCGTGAAAGTGCTGGAGCGGCCGCGCCGCGAAGACGTCGACACTGCCGCGTGGCAGCCTGAATTGGTGACCGACGCCAATGGCAAAACCCGTTTCACCTTTAAGATGCCGGATTCGCTGACCCGCTGGCGCATCACCGCACGAGCCATCGCCGATGACGGTCAGGTCGGCCAGAAAAAGCAATTCGTGCGCTCGGAAAAACCGCTGTACCTGAAGTGGAGCGGCCCAAGCAAATTCCGCACGGGCGACAAGCCGGACCTCGGTGTGTTCGCGTTTAGCCAGGCCGAAAAACCGGTCAAGGCTGAGCTGGTCATCCATTACGGCGGCGCCGATCAACGTGTGCCGGTGACCCTGAACAACGGCATCAACTACATCGCACTGCCGGCGTTCGCATTGGCCTCGGGTGAGTGGACCGCTGAACTGGTGCAGGACGGCAAAACCGCCGATGCGCTGGTCGTGCGCCTGACCGCCACCGGTGAAGGCTGGCAGGTCACGCAAAGCCAAAGCCTGGACGTGGCCAGCGGTGATACGCCGCTGACGCTGCCAGCGGATGCTACGGATATTCGCCTGCGTCTGGATGACAGTCCGCAAGCGCTGTTCCGCTCCGCGCTCGATGATTTGCTGAGCTATCCATATGGGGGCGTCGAGCAGACAGCCAGCCGTTTGCTGCCATTGAGCATCGCGTATCCGGCCTTGTCCTCGAACCCGCAGATCCGTGATCGCTTGCGCCTGATTATGCAAAACAGCCGCCTGCGCCTGGTGCAAATGGCCGGGCCGTCGGCGAGTTTCACCTGGTGGGGCATGGACGGTGAGCCGGATGCATTCCTCACCGCATACGCCTATTACGCCGATTGGCACGCCAGCAAAGCGCTGGAGTTGAGCCTGCCGCCGGAGCATTGGCAGCGGGTGCTGGAGGTGTATGCCAAGCAGGCGAAAAATACGCCGCTGTTGCAGCGCGCACTGATTCTGTCATTCGCCAAGCAGATGCAATTGCCGGTCAACACTTTGCTCAGCGGCTTGATGGATGACCTGTCGAAAGCCGGCGAGGGTAATGCGGCCAACCTGATGGAGGATGGCGAAGACAGCATTGTCATGAGCGATCCGGATTCGGCGCTGGGGCTGGCGGCGGCGCGTGCGTTGACGGCATCTCTGGCGCGTCAGTCCAAGGTGACGCTGCCTGATGCCTTCAATCGTCAACTGCCGGATGCGCAGCAGCGTCTGGCCGTCAGTTCTCAACCGTTTGCCGAGGCGCTGAACCTGTCGCTGCAAACCTTCGATCAGGCTCACGCGAAAGCGTTGTTGCAGCGTTTGCTGCCGCAGCAATCGACGCTCGAACGTGCATTGGCGCTGACATGGTTGCAACGCGGTATCGAACAGGCTTCGCCGACCATCGCACTGGCGCCCGGTGAGGGCTGGAAGAAACAGTACGGCGATACCGGTGAGATGTATTGGACATGGCAGGGCGCTACGCCGGTGCCTGCGGTGCTATCGCTGGCGGGAACGCAAGAGCGTCCGCTGCGGGCGGCGTTGAGCTTTCAGACCAAACAACCGCCGGTTGACCCGATGGCGGTGACCATCACCCGTCGCCTGTCGCGCCTGGTGCCGGGCGACGAAGCCTTCAACTTCAAACTTGAAGCGGTGGGTGGCAAACCGTTGTCCAGCGACAGCCTTTACCTGGACGAAGTGATCATCACCAGCAAAGCCGCGAAACCGCTGCGCTACGGCATGATCGAAGTGCCGCTGCCACCGGGCGCCGATGTCGAGCGCACCACGTGGGGCATCAAGTTGATGGGCAAGGCTGGCACCGAACCGACGGCGCTGGAGAAGGCGCGTTTCGAGCCGGGGCAAATGGCTTACGCGATTCCCGTAGATGCGTTGAGCGGCGAGTTGCGCCTGCGTCATCTGGTGCGCTTCTCGCAGAAAGGCCAGTTCAACCTGCCGCCGGTGCGCTTCACACAGGTCTACGCGCCACAGCATCAGGCCCAGGAACAGCAACCGGCGCTTGGCCAGATCACGGTCAACTGA